A window from Streptomyces sp. NBC_00335 encodes these proteins:
- a CDS encoding aldo/keto reductase, translating to MSVDVDETFALGGDLPVRRLGLGTGGLVGTGYWGPRAARPASVALLRTAVARGVTLIDTADNYGPHLAEELVAEALHPYGERLVVSTKGGVVRTGPDQWHAAGRPEDLRSMCEASLRRLRLDRIDLYQLHRFDPAVPPAEQLGTLAELRAEGKIRHIGLNTVTADQLRQALSLVPVASVQNPYNLLDRSSAELLALCEERGIAFLPYYPLGSGALTRESAAALTAVATEHGASTGQIALAWLLQHSPVLCPTPGTGSPDHLAENLDAATVRLTAHEMTLLNGLAD from the coding sequence ATGTCTGTTGACGTGGATGAGACGTTCGCCCTCGGCGGGGACCTGCCCGTACGCCGCCTCGGACTCGGCACCGGCGGCCTGGTCGGCACCGGCTACTGGGGCCCGCGCGCCGCGCGCCCCGCATCGGTCGCCCTGCTGCGCACCGCCGTCGCGCGCGGGGTCACCCTGATCGACACCGCCGACAACTACGGCCCCCACCTGGCCGAGGAACTGGTCGCCGAGGCCCTCCACCCGTACGGGGAAAGGCTGGTGGTCTCCACCAAGGGCGGGGTGGTGCGCACCGGCCCCGACCAGTGGCACGCGGCGGGCCGCCCGGAGGACCTGCGCTCCATGTGCGAGGCGAGTCTGCGCAGGCTCCGCCTGGACCGGATCGACCTCTACCAGCTCCACCGCTTCGACCCGGCCGTCCCGCCGGCGGAACAGCTGGGCACGCTGGCCGAGCTCCGTGCGGAGGGCAAGATCCGCCACATCGGGCTGAACACGGTGACGGCGGACCAGCTCAGGCAGGCCCTGTCCCTGGTCCCGGTGGCCTCGGTGCAGAACCCGTACAACCTCCTGGACCGCTCCTCGGCGGAGCTCCTCGCCCTGTGCGAGGAGCGCGGCATCGCCTTCCTCCCCTACTACCCGCTGGGCAGCGGCGCGCTGACCCGGGAGAGCGCCGCCGCACTGACGGCGGTCGCCACCGAGCACGGCGCCTCCACCGGCCAGATCGCCCTGGCCTGGCTCCTCCAGCACTCCCCGGTCCTGTGCCCCACTCCGGGCACGGGCTCCCCGGACCACTTGGCGGAAAACCTGGACGCGGCAACGGTCCGCCTGACCGCGCACGAGATGACCCTGCTCAACGGGCTGGCGGACTAG
- a CDS encoding phosphotransferase enzyme family protein has product MDEARAREALTAAGLARAGAGAGASAPRLLALGENAVFALDDGLVAKVGREAALLPRAELELAVAAWLADRGVPAVRAAEPKPRLVDGHPVTLWHRLPDAVRPAGPGDLAVLLRQIHALPAPPFVLPPRDLLGGVERWLRLAGGAIDPADAAYLRARRDGYAAQVAALTPHLAPGPIHGDALPRNVHVGPDGPVLVDLETVSADLREHDLVVMALSRDRYGLPGAAYEEFTAAYGWDVRDWEGCAVLRGARETASCAWVSQHAPANPKALAEFRRRVASLREGDPEIRWHAF; this is encoded by the coding sequence ATGGACGAGGCACGCGCCCGGGAAGCCCTGACGGCGGCGGGCCTGGCACGGGCGGGGGCCGGGGCAGGGGCGTCCGCGCCCCGGCTGCTGGCCCTCGGCGAGAACGCCGTCTTCGCACTCGACGACGGCCTCGTCGCCAAGGTCGGCCGGGAGGCGGCCCTGCTGCCCCGCGCCGAGCTGGAACTCGCGGTGGCGGCCTGGCTCGCGGACCGCGGGGTCCCCGCGGTCCGCGCGGCCGAGCCGAAGCCCCGGCTGGTCGACGGGCACCCGGTGACGTTGTGGCACCGGCTCCCCGACGCGGTCCGCCCGGCCGGCCCGGGGGACCTCGCGGTGCTGCTGCGGCAGATCCACGCCCTGCCCGCGCCCCCCTTCGTACTGCCCCCGCGCGATCTGCTGGGCGGGGTCGAGCGCTGGCTGCGGCTGGCGGGCGGGGCGATCGATCCGGCGGACGCGGCGTACCTGCGGGCCCGCCGCGACGGCTACGCCGCCCAGGTCGCCGCCCTCACCCCGCACCTCGCGCCGGGCCCGATCCACGGCGACGCACTGCCCCGCAACGTCCACGTGGGCCCGGACGGGCCGGTGCTCGTCGACCTGGAGACGGTCTCGGCCGACCTGCGCGAGCACGACCTGGTGGTGATGGCCCTCTCCCGCGACCGGTACGGACTGCCCGGCGCGGCGTACGAGGAGTTCACGGCGGCGTACGGCTGGGACGTGCGCGACTGGGAGGGCTGCGCGGTCCTGCGCGGCGCCCGCGAGACGGCCAGCTGCGCCTGGGTCTCCCAACACGCCCCGGCCAACCCGAAAGCCCTGGCGGAGTTCCGCCGCCGGGTGGCCTCCCTGCGCGAGGGCGACCCGGAAATCCGCTGGCACGCGTTCTAG
- a CDS encoding MarR family winged helix-turn-helix transcriptional regulator: protein MTDLAQVFMDLVRYETRLYNALGEQLRTEHGLTMGQYEFLRIIDSRDGCRVNDLAEQAAITVGATSKGVDRLEAAGWVVRRPNPANRRSSLLELTAEGRELLAAATPSFEDGLRSWLAGPLTAGSLEQLASTVALLRRTLEDAAAGTPAG, encoded by the coding sequence GTGACCGACCTCGCGCAGGTGTTCATGGACCTCGTCCGCTACGAGACCAGGCTCTACAACGCGCTGGGCGAACAACTGCGCACCGAACACGGCCTGACGATGGGCCAGTACGAGTTCCTGCGCATCATCGACAGCCGGGACGGCTGCCGGGTCAACGACCTGGCCGAGCAGGCCGCCATCACCGTCGGGGCGACCAGCAAGGGGGTGGACCGCCTGGAAGCCGCCGGCTGGGTGGTCCGGCGGCCCAATCCCGCCAACCGCCGCTCGTCGCTGCTGGAGCTGACCGCCGAGGGCCGCGAGCTGCTGGCCGCCGCCACACCCTCGTTCGAGGACGGGCTGCGTTCCTGGCTCGCCGGGCCACTGACGGCAGGCTCGCTGGAGCAGCTGGCGTCCACCGTCGCCCTGCTGCGCAGGACGCTGGAGGATGCCGCGGCGGGAACGCCCGCCGGCTAG
- a CDS encoding IS481 family transposase → MSHRNARLTVFGRRLLVERVRSGRPVAHVAAEMGISRATAHKWVRRWRTEGEAGLHDRSSRPRTTPHRTTAAVEARVCDLRRTRKLGPARIGPILGLPASTVHRILTRHGLGRLAWLDRPTGQPIRRYEREHPGELIHVDIKKLGNIPDGGGWRTVGRTAGDRNRQSSTTERRSSTPVIGYSYVHSAVDDHSRLAYSEVLTDERKETAAGFWQRANVFFTRHGITVERVLTDNGSCYKSKLFTQALAAAGIAHKKTRPYRPQTNGKVERFNRTLLDEWAYLRPYTSNQERTAALADFLHTYNHHRSHTALGGHPPITRVNNPAGQYT, encoded by the coding sequence GTGTCCCACCGTAATGCCCGGCTGACCGTCTTCGGTAGGCGCCTGCTGGTCGAACGAGTCCGCTCGGGCCGCCCCGTCGCGCACGTCGCGGCCGAGATGGGTATCTCGCGGGCCACCGCCCACAAGTGGGTCCGCCGATGGCGGACCGAGGGCGAAGCGGGCCTGCACGACCGATCCAGCCGGCCGCGCACAACACCGCACCGCACGACCGCAGCGGTCGAAGCCCGGGTCTGTGACCTGCGCAGAACCCGAAAGCTCGGCCCTGCCCGGATCGGCCCGATCCTGGGGCTGCCCGCCTCGACCGTGCACCGGATCCTGACCCGCCACGGTTTGGGCCGCCTGGCCTGGCTGGACCGGCCCACCGGGCAGCCGATCCGCCGCTACGAACGCGAGCACCCGGGCGAACTCATCCACGTCGACATCAAGAAACTCGGGAACATCCCGGACGGTGGCGGCTGGCGCACGGTCGGCCGGACGGCAGGCGACCGAAACCGCCAGAGCAGCACCACCGAGCGCAGAAGCTCCACGCCAGTGATCGGCTACTCCTACGTCCATTCCGCGGTCGACGACCACTCCCGTCTGGCCTACAGCGAAGTCCTCACCGACGAACGCAAGGAAACCGCCGCCGGGTTCTGGCAACGGGCGAACGTCTTCTTCACCCGCCACGGCATCACCGTCGAACGCGTCCTGACCGACAACGGCTCCTGCTACAAGTCGAAGCTGTTCACCCAGGCCCTGGCCGCGGCCGGCATCGCCCACAAGAAGACCAGGCCCTACCGGCCACAAACCAACGGGAAAGTCGAACGCTTCAACCGCACCCTCCTGGACGAATGGGCCTACCTACGGCCCTACACCTCCAACCAGGAACGGACAGCGGCCCTGGCAGACTTCCTCCACACCTACAACCACCACCGCAGCCACACCGCACTGGGCGGACACCCACCCATCACCCGAGTCAACAACCCTGCGGGTCAATACACCTAG
- a CDS encoding DUF2867 domain-containing protein, whose protein sequence is MRLPRTAHTERPWRIHEIAGDFHLEDVWELPTPGGPDDLARLVEQFASGSGDPVPSRVGRALFAIRWKLGALFGWDKPADGLEGRATTLRDRLPADLREGPRGPDLGSVPFTSVYQTHDEWAAETANRTVHGVMHISWVPDGTGGYRGQMAVLVKPNGLLGAVYMAGIKPFRYLGVYPALIRGIGREWQARTGSGAAA, encoded by the coding sequence ATGAGACTCCCCAGAACCGCACACACCGAGCGTCCGTGGCGGATCCACGAGATCGCCGGCGACTTCCACCTCGAAGACGTGTGGGAGCTGCCGACACCGGGCGGACCGGACGACCTCGCACGGCTCGTGGAGCAGTTCGCGAGCGGCTCGGGGGACCCCGTCCCCTCCCGCGTGGGTCGCGCGCTCTTCGCGATCCGCTGGAAGCTCGGGGCCCTGTTCGGCTGGGACAAGCCCGCCGACGGCCTGGAGGGCCGGGCGACGACGCTGCGCGATCGGCTGCCGGCGGACCTCCGCGAGGGTCCCCGGGGGCCCGACCTCGGCTCGGTTCCGTTCACCTCCGTTTACCAGACGCACGACGAGTGGGCGGCGGAGACGGCGAACCGGACCGTGCACGGAGTGATGCACATCAGCTGGGTCCCGGACGGAACCGGCGGCTACCGCGGCCAGATGGCCGTCCTGGTCAAGCCGAACGGCCTCCTCGGCGCCGTGTACATGGCGGGCATCAAGCCCTTCCGGTACCTGGGCGTGTACCCGGCGCTGATCCGCGGCATCGGCCGCGAATGGCAGGCCCGTACGGGCTCCGGCGCGGCGGCCTGA
- a CDS encoding DUF1697 domain-containing protein: MTKTTKATKAKYAALLRGINVGGNKKVPMAELRQVLGGLGHEDVQTYLQSGNAVFTSASGKAPEALARDLEAAIEAHFGFRVPCLVVDGAHLRAVAEACPFPAADLEGKQLHATFCSEQPAESRFASIDAPAYLPEEYRVGDRVIYLYAPNGLGRSKLGEALAKPAVVKGLDVTTRNWNTVAKLVELTRD, from the coding sequence ATGACCAAGACGACCAAGGCGACCAAGGCCAAGTACGCGGCGCTACTCCGTGGCATCAACGTCGGCGGGAACAAGAAGGTCCCCATGGCCGAGCTGCGCCAGGTCCTGGGCGGCCTCGGCCACGAGGACGTGCAGACGTACCTCCAGAGCGGCAACGCCGTCTTCACCAGCGCGAGCGGGAAGGCCCCGGAGGCCCTCGCCCGCGACCTGGAGGCGGCCATCGAAGCCCACTTCGGCTTCCGCGTTCCCTGCCTGGTGGTCGACGGCGCCCACCTGCGCGCCGTCGCCGAGGCCTGCCCCTTCCCGGCCGCCGACCTCGAAGGCAAGCAGCTCCACGCCACCTTCTGCTCCGAACAGCCCGCAGAGTCCCGCTTCGCCTCGATCGACGCCCCCGCGTACCTCCCGGAGGAGTACCGGGTGGGCGACCGCGTCATCTACCTCTACGCCCCCAACGGCCTCGGCCGCTCCAAGCTGGGCGAGGCCCTCGCCAAGCCGGCGGTGGTCAAGGGCCTGGACGTGACCACCCGCAACTGGAACACGGTCGCCAAGCTGGTGGAGCTCACGCGGGACTGA
- a CDS encoding alpha/beta hydrolase: MSKAQRATIDALMRQAPFDGSLPPEQLRKDFENQMTSGPAPAGVRVTPSVLGGRPALTIEPEGTPADGTIVYFHGGGWVFGSPATALQLTAALVRRTGVRAVSVDYRLAPEHPFPAAVEDGLAAYRDLLDQGVPAERIVLAGESAGGGLSVTTLLAAREAGVPMPAAAVALSPVLDTTLSGDSMTTKHDADPLFTRAELATAFAHYLAGQDPHQPLLSPALHADPTGLPPLLLQAGSNEVLLDDSTRFAALAAAAGVDVQLDVTADVPHVFQTFEGLLDEAAAALDRAARFITDALARS, encoded by the coding sequence ATGAGCAAGGCACAGCGCGCGACGATCGACGCCCTGATGCGTCAGGCCCCCTTCGACGGCAGTCTCCCGCCGGAGCAGCTGCGCAAGGACTTCGAGAACCAGATGACCTCGGGCCCGGCCCCGGCCGGTGTGCGCGTCACCCCCTCCGTCCTCGGCGGGCGTCCTGCCCTGACCATCGAGCCCGAGGGCACCCCCGCCGACGGGACGATCGTCTACTTCCACGGCGGGGGCTGGGTCTTCGGCTCACCCGCCACGGCCCTGCAACTCACCGCCGCACTGGTGCGCCGCACCGGAGTCCGCGCCGTCTCGGTCGACTACCGGCTGGCCCCCGAACACCCCTTCCCCGCTGCCGTCGAGGACGGCCTCGCCGCCTACCGCGACCTGCTGGACCAGGGAGTTCCGGCCGAGCGGATCGTCCTGGCCGGGGAATCGGCCGGTGGCGGCCTGAGCGTCACCACCCTGCTCGCCGCCCGCGAGGCCGGAGTGCCGATGCCGGCCGCCGCGGTCGCCCTCTCCCCGGTCCTGGACACCACCCTCTCGGGCGACAGCATGACCACCAAGCACGACGCCGACCCGCTCTTCACCCGCGCCGAACTGGCCACCGCCTTCGCCCACTACCTGGCCGGACAGGACCCCCACCAGCCACTGCTGAGCCCGGCCCTCCACGCCGATCCGACCGGACTGCCCCCGCTGCTGCTCCAGGCCGGTTCCAACGAGGTCCTGCTCGACGACTCCACCCGGTTCGCCGCCCTGGCGGCCGCGGCCGGGGTCGACGTCCAGCTCGACGTCACCGCCGACGTCCCCCACGTCTTCCAGACCTTCGAAGGCCTCCTGGACGAGGCCGCAGCGGCCCTGGACCGCGCCGCACGCTTCATCACCGACGCACTGGCCCGCAGCTGA